One stretch of Candidatus Neomarinimicrobiota bacterium DNA includes these proteins:
- a CDS encoding adenylate kinase, producing MRIILLGPPGSGKGTQSKLLVGHYDITKISTGDVLRENISKNTELGILANSFMEIGKLVPDDVILKIVEDILDQDSVATGFIFDGFPRTIPQAEGFEILLSKRNINIDHVINFEVLEEEVVKRLSSRWSCPQCASVYNSLSNPPKVSGICDNCGAEITQRNDDKEETVRIRLAVYFEQTEPLVEFYSKKGLLRIISGDGGPENIFDCIIGEISKERF from the coding sequence ATGAGAATAATATTACTCGGCCCGCCGGGTTCAGGAAAGGGTACTCAATCTAAACTTTTAGTTGGGCATTATGATATTACGAAAATATCTACAGGTGATGTTCTAAGGGAAAACATATCCAAGAACACAGAATTGGGAATATTGGCTAATTCTTTTATGGAAATAGGAAAACTCGTTCCGGACGATGTAATATTAAAAATAGTTGAAGATATTCTTGATCAGGATTCTGTCGCAACAGGCTTTATTTTTGACGGCTTCCCAAGAACAATACCACAGGCGGAAGGCTTCGAAATACTATTATCCAAGCGTAATATAAATATCGACCATGTTATTAATTTTGAGGTTCTTGAAGAGGAAGTAGTAAAAAGATTGTCATCTCGATGGTCATGCCCTCAATGTGCGAGTGTTTATAATTCATTATCAAACCCACCAAAAGTTAGCGGTATATGCGATAACTGTGGTGCGGAAATCACCCAAAGAAATGATGATAAAGAAGAGACAGTAAGAATTCGGCTGGCTGTTTATTTTGAACAAACCGAACCGCTTGTAGAATTCTATTCTAAAAAAGGTCTTTTAAGGATAATTTCAGGGGATGGCGGACCTGAAAATATTTTCGACTGTATCATCGGGGAAATCTCTAAAGAAAGATTCTAA